Proteins co-encoded in one Metabacillus sp. KUDC1714 genomic window:
- the fabG gene encoding 3-oxoacyl-[acyl-carrier-protein] reductase produces the protein MLENKVALVTGASRGIGKAIALELAKNGASVAVNYAGSEAKANEVVDDIKANGGNAFAIKADVSNTEDVQNMIKEVISQFGQLDILVNNAGITRDNLLMRMKDAEWDDVINTNLKGVFLCTKGVTRQMMKQRSGRIINITSVVGVSGNAGQANYVAAKAGVIGLTKTTAKELASRNITVNAVAPGFITTDMTDELSEEMKAEMLKQIPLAKLGEPSDIANIVTFLASEKSKYITGQTMHVNGGMVM, from the coding sequence ATGCTAGAGAACAAAGTAGCATTAGTTACAGGTGCGTCACGTGGAATTGGAAAAGCTATTGCGCTTGAATTAGCTAAAAATGGTGCAAGTGTTGCTGTCAATTATGCTGGTAGTGAAGCAAAAGCAAATGAAGTTGTAGATGATATTAAAGCAAATGGTGGAAACGCATTTGCTATTAAAGCAGATGTATCAAATACTGAGGATGTACAAAATATGATCAAAGAAGTTATTAGTCAATTTGGTCAATTAGATATCCTAGTGAATAATGCAGGAATTACTCGAGATAATTTACTAATGAGAATGAAAGATGCTGAATGGGACGATGTTATTAATACGAACCTAAAAGGTGTATTCCTTTGTACAAAAGGTGTTACTCGTCAGATGATGAAGCAACGAAGCGGTCGCATTATTAATATAACTTCTGTTGTTGGAGTAAGCGGTAATGCAGGACAAGCAAATTACGTGGCTGCAAAAGCTGGTGTCATTGGTCTAACGAAAACAACTGCAAAAGAGCTTGCATCTAGAAATATTACTGTAAATGCAGTTGCACCTGGCTTTATCACAACAGATATGACAGATGAGCTATCAGAAGAGATGAAAGCGGAAATGCTAAAACAAATTCCTTTAGCGAAATTAGGAGAACCTAGTGATATCGCAAATATTGTTACCTTCCTTGCTTCGGAAAAAAGCAAATATATTACTGGTCAAACCATGCATGTTAATGGCGGAATGGTAATGTAA
- the recG gene encoding ATP-dependent DNA helicase RecG: protein MKKRLAEPISSIKGVGDETEDLLNDIGIYTIDDLIEYFPYRYDDNSLKDLADVKHDERVTVEGKVHSEPLLSYFGKKRSRLTFRILVGRYLLSAVCFNRPYFKNKLTIDSTVTVIGKWDKHRQTITVQELTFGPKQVLNGIEPVYSVKGKLTIKGMRKFISLALNEFLDEIEEIIPTELLQKYKLQTRKEALRSIHLPDGKEELKQARRRFVYEEFLLFQLKMQTLRKVQREQSQGIAHEFPEESLENFIKALPFPLTNAQARVINEIITDMKSPFRMNRLLQGDVGSGKTVVAAIGVYAAILSGYQAALMVPTEILAEQHAESLSNLFESFDVNVALLTSSVKGKKRRELLEKVKNNEIQLLIGTHALIQDEIHFHKLGLVITDEQHRFGVEQRRMLREKGVNTDVLFMTATPIPRTLAITAFGEMDVSIIDELPAGRKTIETYWVKPTMLERILAFIEKEISKGRQAYVICPLIEESDKLDVQNALDVHSMLTSYYKGRYQVGLMHGRLSSDEKDTVMRSFSQNQVNILVSTTVVEVGVNVPNATTMVIYDAERFGLSQLHQLRGRVGRGSEQSYCILLADPKSEAGKERMKIMTDTNDGFVLSERDLELRGPGDFFGKKQSGMPIFKVADMVHDYRALEVARQDAVELVRSKSFWVEDRYEGLRMYLIQSGILNGEKLD, encoded by the coding sequence GTGAAGAAAAGACTAGCAGAACCTATTTCATCAATTAAAGGTGTTGGTGATGAAACAGAAGACCTTTTAAACGATATAGGTATATATACAATTGATGATCTTATAGAATATTTTCCATATAGATATGATGATAACAGCTTAAAAGACCTTGCGGATGTTAAACATGACGAAAGAGTAACCGTGGAGGGGAAGGTTCATAGTGAACCACTACTTTCTTATTTTGGTAAAAAGCGTTCACGCCTTACATTCCGTATATTAGTTGGTCGATACTTACTCTCCGCAGTTTGTTTCAATCGTCCTTATTTTAAAAATAAGCTAACGATCGATTCAACAGTGACCGTTATAGGGAAGTGGGACAAACATCGGCAAACCATTACCGTTCAAGAACTTACATTTGGACCTAAGCAAGTGCTCAATGGAATTGAACCTGTGTATTCTGTAAAAGGTAAGCTTACAATTAAAGGGATGCGGAAATTTATTTCTCTTGCGTTAAACGAATTTTTAGATGAAATAGAGGAAATCATTCCAACTGAGCTCTTACAAAAATATAAGCTTCAAACAAGAAAGGAAGCTTTACGTTCGATTCATCTACCAGATGGAAAGGAAGAATTAAAGCAGGCAAGAAGGCGTTTTGTGTATGAAGAATTTCTCTTATTTCAGTTGAAAATGCAAACATTACGCAAGGTGCAAAGAGAACAATCACAGGGAATAGCCCATGAATTTCCTGAAGAAAGTCTTGAAAACTTTATTAAAGCATTACCTTTTCCTCTTACGAACGCTCAAGCACGTGTGATTAATGAAATTATTACAGATATGAAGTCACCATTTAGAATGAACAGATTACTTCAAGGAGATGTTGGATCAGGAAAAACGGTAGTTGCAGCAATTGGAGTATATGCTGCTATTTTATCTGGTTATCAAGCCGCTCTAATGGTCCCAACGGAGATATTAGCTGAACAGCATGCAGAGTCTTTATCTAACTTGTTTGAATCATTTGATGTGAATGTCGCTCTGTTAACAAGCTCTGTTAAAGGTAAGAAACGTCGCGAGCTTTTAGAAAAGGTGAAAAATAATGAGATTCAGCTTTTAATTGGAACGCATGCTCTGATTCAAGATGAAATTCATTTTCACAAGCTTGGCTTAGTTATTACAGATGAACAACATCGATTTGGAGTTGAGCAAAGACGGATGCTCCGTGAAAAGGGAGTCAATACAGATGTATTATTTATGACAGCTACCCCGATTCCTCGAACACTAGCGATTACTGCGTTTGGAGAAATGGATGTCTCTATTATAGATGAGTTGCCTGCAGGTAGAAAAACAATTGAAACATATTGGGTAAAGCCAACAATGCTTGAGAGAATTTTGGCTTTTATTGAAAAAGAAATATCTAAGGGGCGTCAAGCTTATGTGATCTGTCCTTTGATCGAGGAATCTGACAAGCTTGATGTACAAAATGCATTGGATGTTCATAGTATGCTCACCTCTTATTATAAAGGTCGTTATCAGGTAGGTCTAATGCATGGTAGACTATCATCTGATGAAAAAGATACTGTAATGCGAAGCTTTAGTCAAAACCAGGTAAATATATTAGTCTCAACAACTGTTGTTGAGGTTGGTGTAAATGTCCCGAATGCAACAACAATGGTTATATATGATGCAGAGCGTTTTGGCTTGTCACAGCTTCATCAGCTTCGTGGTCGTGTGGGAAGAGGAAGTGAACAGTCATATTGTATTTTACTAGCAGATCCGAAATCAGAAGCAGGTAAAGAAAGAATGAAGATTATGACAGATACGAATGACGGCTTTGTTTTATCTGAAAGAGATTTAGAGTTGAGGGGTCCAGGAGATTTCTTCGGTAAAAAGCAAAGTGGTATGCCGATTTTCAAGGTTGCTGACATGGTCCATGATTATCGTGCATTAGAAGTTGCAAGACAAGATGCTGTAGAATTAGTTCGTTCAAAATCTTTTTGGGTAGAAGATAGATATGAGGGGTTAAGAATGTACTTAATTCAATCTGGTATTCTAAATGGGGAGAAGTTAGATTAA
- the acpP gene encoding acyl carrier protein, with the protein MAEVLERVTKIIVDRLGVDEAEVKLESSFKDDLGADSLDVVELVMELEDEFDMEISDEDAEKIGTVGDAVNYINSLQ; encoded by the coding sequence ATGGCAGAAGTATTAGAACGTGTAACAAAGATTATCGTTGACCGTTTAGGTGTTGATGAGGCTGAAGTAAAATTAGAGTCTTCATTCAAAGATGATCTTGGAGCAGATTCCCTTGATGTAGTTGAGCTTGTAATGGAACTTGAAGATGAGTTCGATATGGAGATTTCTGACGAAGATGCAGAAAAGATCGGTACAGTGGGTGACGCTGTTAACTACATAAATAGCTTACAGTAA
- the fabD gene encoding ACP S-malonyltransferase, whose translation MTKLAFLFPGQGSQAVGMGKDLFERVLESKRIFEAADNRLDEKLTELIFEGPQDTLTLTYNAQPALLTTSIAILEHFKQHGITADFVAGHSLGEYTALVAAGVLSFEDAVYAVKKRGEFMDEAVPAGQGAMAAILGMSAEELESVTSEVTNTGHSVQLANLNCPGQIVISGTAEGVEQASAIAKEKGAKRAIPLVVSGPFHSELMKPAANQLQEVLSELGFQDATIPVIANVTANPVESQEEIKDLLVKQLYSPVRWEESVKTMIENGVTTFIEIGPGKVLSGLVKKIDRSAIVYSISDLETINTTVEKLKGEL comes from the coding sequence ATGACAAAACTAGCATTTTTATTTCCTGGACAAGGTTCACAAGCTGTTGGTATGGGGAAAGATCTCTTTGAACGCGTACTAGAATCAAAACGTATTTTTGAAGCAGCAGATAACCGCTTAGATGAAAAGCTAACAGAGCTTATTTTTGAAGGTCCACAGGATACATTGACATTAACCTATAATGCACAGCCTGCATTGTTAACAACAAGCATTGCGATATTGGAGCATTTTAAACAGCACGGAATAACTGCAGACTTTGTTGCCGGACACAGTCTTGGAGAATACACAGCACTTGTAGCAGCAGGCGTTTTAAGCTTTGAGGATGCTGTTTATGCAGTAAAAAAACGCGGTGAGTTTATGGATGAAGCTGTACCTGCAGGTCAAGGGGCAATGGCTGCAATTTTAGGTATGTCTGCAGAGGAGCTTGAGAGTGTTACTTCTGAAGTTACAAATACAGGACATTCTGTACAATTAGCTAATTTAAACTGTCCTGGACAAATTGTGATTTCAGGTACAGCTGAAGGGGTCGAACAAGCTTCTGCAATCGCAAAAGAAAAAGGGGCGAAACGTGCGATTCCATTAGTAGTTAGTGGTCCATTTCATTCAGAGCTTATGAAACCAGCAGCAAATCAATTACAGGAAGTTCTTTCAGAATTAGGCTTTCAAGATGCAACAATTCCAGTCATAGCAAATGTAACGGCGAACCCAGTTGAGAGCCAAGAAGAAATTAAGGATTTACTTGTGAAACAGTTATACTCTCCTGTAAGATGGGAAGAATCTGTAAAAACAATGATTGAAAACGGCGTAACGACATTTATTGAAATTGGGCCAGGCAAAGTTTTGTCAGGATTAGTGAAAAAAATAGATCGATCTGCTATTGTTTATTCCATATCAGATCTAGAAACAATTAATACAACGGTTGAGAAGCTTAAGGGGGAGTTATAA
- a CDS encoding DAK2 domain-containing protein produces MSITTLDGKRFAEMILQGANHLSNNAKLVDALNVFPVPDGDTGTNMNLSMTSGAKEVQNNTSDHIGKVGSALSKGLLMGARGNSGVILSQLFRGFSKSIESKQSINSLEFANALQAGVDTAYKAVMKPVEGTILTVAKDAAKAAVLAAENEIAIDKLMEVILTEANQSLKRTPDLLPVLKEVGVVDSGGQGLVFVYEGFLAVLTGEKLSTLNASMPSMNELVNAEHHKSVQSHINTEDIEFGYCTEFMVRFEADKTPFNEENFRNDLSQFGDSLLVIADDELAKVHIHAEHPGEVLSYGQKYGNLINMKIENMRQQHTNIVGENSQAAPKVELKQEKQKYGIVTVTMGKGIAELFRSIGANEVIEGGQTMNPSTEDIVQAIKDVHAETIIILPNNSNIVMAAQQAASVVEDNVIVIPSKTVPQGMAALLAFNPTADPSDVENTLIDALSNVKSGQITYAVRDTNIDGLDITKGDFMGILNGKITITDRDQLAASKKLLSEMISAEDEILTIIQGEDANDEEVEKLIQFVEEQFEDIEVETHKGEQPLYSYIFSVE; encoded by the coding sequence GTGTCAATTACAACTTTAGATGGTAAGCGTTTTGCAGAGATGATTTTGCAAGGGGCAAACCACCTATCGAATAATGCAAAATTAGTCGATGCACTAAACGTTTTTCCAGTTCCTGATGGTGACACTGGAACGAACATGAATTTATCGATGACATCAGGGGCAAAAGAAGTCCAAAACAATACTTCAGATCATATCGGTAAGGTTGGTAGTGCTCTATCAAAAGGACTATTAATGGGTGCTAGAGGAAACTCTGGTGTTATTCTTTCGCAATTATTCAGAGGGTTCTCAAAATCAATTGAATCGAAGCAGTCGATTAACAGTTTAGAATTTGCTAATGCACTTCAGGCAGGTGTAGATACAGCATATAAAGCAGTCATGAAGCCTGTTGAAGGTACGATTTTAACTGTTGCAAAAGACGCTGCTAAAGCTGCAGTGCTAGCGGCAGAAAATGAGATTGCTATTGATAAATTAATGGAAGTAATATTAACAGAAGCGAATCAGTCATTAAAGCGTACACCTGATCTTCTTCCAGTTTTAAAAGAGGTTGGAGTAGTTGATAGCGGTGGTCAAGGGTTAGTGTTTGTATATGAAGGGTTCTTAGCTGTTTTAACAGGAGAAAAACTTTCAACTCTAAATGCATCAATGCCTTCTATGAATGAACTTGTAAACGCTGAGCATCATAAAAGTGTTCAAAGTCATATTAATACTGAAGACATTGAGTTTGGCTATTGTACAGAGTTCATGGTACGTTTTGAAGCTGATAAGACACCATTCAATGAAGAAAATTTCAGAAATGATTTAAGTCAATTTGGTGATTCATTACTCGTTATTGCTGATGATGAGCTTGCAAAAGTACATATACATGCAGAACATCCTGGTGAGGTTCTTTCATACGGTCAAAAATATGGAAACCTTATTAACATGAAAATCGAAAATATGCGACAACAACATACTAATATTGTTGGTGAAAATTCACAGGCTGCTCCTAAAGTAGAATTAAAGCAAGAAAAGCAGAAATATGGCATCGTGACAGTAACCATGGGCAAAGGTATTGCTGAGCTATTTAGAAGTATCGGAGCGAATGAAGTGATCGAAGGTGGACAAACGATGAATCCTAGTACAGAGGATATCGTACAAGCTATTAAAGACGTTCATGCTGAAACCATTATAATTCTACCAAATAACTCAAATATTGTCATGGCTGCACAACAAGCTGCCTCTGTTGTTGAAGATAATGTCATTGTCATTCCTTCTAAAACAGTACCACAAGGAATGGCTGCACTACTCGCTTTTAATCCTACTGCAGATCCTAGTGATGTAGAAAATACACTAATTGATGCCTTGAGCAATGTGAAAAGCGGTCAAATAACGTATGCAGTTCGCGATACGAATATTGATGGACTTGATATTACAAAAGGGGACTTCATGGGGATTTTGAATGGTAAAATAACCATTACAGATCGTGATCAACTAGCTGCTTCGAAGAAACTACTTTCAGAAATGATTTCTGCAGAGGATGAGATTTTAACGATTATCCAAGGTGAGGATGCAAACGATGAAGAAGTAGAGAAACTAATTCAATTTGTTGAGGAACAGTTCGAGGACATTGAAGTTGAAACGCATAAAGGTGAACAACCTTTATATTCTTATATTTTCTCAGTTGAATAA
- the rnc gene encoding ribonuclease III — MPRHINYKEKRTFAKKVEEFKKFQERIGHSFKNEKLLYQAFTHSSYVNEHRKKPYEDNERLEFLGDAVLELTISQYLYKKYPMMSEGELTKLRAAIVCEPSLVAFANNLSFGSLVLLGKGEEMTGGRARPALLADVFEAFIGALYLDQGLEAVVQFLDQFVIPKIDEGAFSHVMDFKSQLQEFVQRDTKGILEYKILQEKGPAHNREFVSTVSLNGEVFGTGSGRSKKEAEQHAAQEALSRLQQINN, encoded by the coding sequence ATGCCAAGACATATTAACTACAAAGAGAAAAGAACCTTTGCAAAAAAGGTAGAGGAATTCAAAAAATTTCAAGAGCGTATAGGCCATTCATTCAAGAATGAAAAGCTTTTATATCAAGCTTTTACACATTCATCATATGTGAATGAACATCGCAAGAAGCCTTATGAAGATAATGAGAGGCTTGAATTTTTAGGAGATGCTGTTTTAGAGCTAACGATCTCACAGTACCTTTATAAAAAGTATCCGATGATGAGTGAAGGGGAGTTAACGAAACTACGTGCGGCAATTGTTTGTGAGCCTTCCTTAGTAGCATTCGCTAATAACCTTTCTTTTGGTAGTTTAGTGCTACTAGGAAAGGGTGAAGAAATGACCGGGGGGCGTGCTCGTCCTGCGTTACTTGCAGATGTATTTGAGGCATTTATTGGAGCTTTATATTTAGATCAGGGCTTGGAGGCTGTTGTACAATTTTTAGATCAGTTTGTTATTCCAAAGATTGACGAAGGTGCTTTTTCGCATGTGATGGATTTTAAAAGTCAACTGCAAGAGTTTGTTCAAAGGGACACAAAAGGTATTTTAGAATATAAAATTCTTCAAGAAAAAGGACCAGCACATAATCGGGAATTTGTATCAACTGTATCATTAAATGGTGAAGTTTTTGGAACTGGGAGTGGCAGATCTAAGAAAGAAGCGGAACAGCATGCTGCACAGGAAGCACTATCAAGGCTCCAACAAATTAATAATTAA
- the plsX gene encoding phosphate acyltransferase PlsX: MKLAIDAMGGDNAPQAVVEGVIKAISAFSDLEVTLIGHEDKIKPYLTDQTRITVIHTDEVIEGTDEPVRAVRRKKNASMVLMANEVKEGRADGCISAGNTGALMTAGLFIVGRIEGIERPALSPTLPTLDGKGFLFLDVGANVDAKPEHLLQYAIMGSIYVEKVRGIKNPRIGLLNVGTEDKKGNELTKQAFELLKRTQLNFVGNVESRDLMNSIADVVVTDGFTGNIALKTIEGTALSVFSMMKSALTSNLKSKLAAGILKPELRGIKQKMDYSEYGGAALFGLKAPVIKAHGSSDANAIYNAIRQTREMVSNNVSDTIHSSL; this comes from the coding sequence ATGAAGTTAGCGATCGACGCAATGGGTGGAGATAATGCCCCACAGGCTGTAGTAGAAGGTGTTATAAAAGCCATTTCTGCTTTTTCAGACTTAGAGGTGACACTCATTGGTCATGAAGATAAAATTAAACCTTATTTAACAGATCAGACGAGAATTACAGTTATACATACAGATGAAGTAATTGAAGGTACAGATGAGCCAGTACGTGCGGTTAGAAGGAAAAAGAATGCTTCTATGGTACTAATGGCTAATGAAGTGAAGGAAGGACGAGCAGATGGTTGTATATCTGCTGGTAATACTGGTGCATTGATGACTGCAGGTCTATTTATTGTAGGTAGAATTGAAGGAATTGAACGACCAGCACTATCACCAACTTTACCAACATTGGATGGAAAAGGCTTTTTATTTTTAGACGTCGGTGCAAATGTGGACGCAAAACCAGAACACTTGCTTCAATATGCAATCATGGGCTCAATCTATGTAGAAAAGGTGCGTGGAATTAAGAATCCACGTATCGGCCTATTAAATGTAGGAACGGAAGATAAAAAAGGAAATGAATTAACGAAACAAGCTTTCGAGCTTTTAAAAAGAACGCAGTTAAATTTCGTTGGAAATGTTGAATCGAGAGACTTGATGAATTCTATAGCAGATGTTGTTGTAACAGATGGCTTTACCGGAAATATAGCTCTAAAGACAATTGAAGGTACCGCATTATCTGTGTTTTCAATGATGAAATCTGCTTTGACAAGTAATTTGAAGTCGAAATTAGCTGCAGGGATATTAAAGCCTGAGCTTCGAGGAATAAAGCAGAAAATGGATTACTCTGAATATGGTGGAGCCGCACTTTTTGGCTTGAAGGCACCCGTTATTAAAGCGCACGGTTCATCTGATGCTAATGCCATTTACAATGCGATACGTCAAACACGTGAAATGGTTTCGAACAATGTTTCTGATACAATCCATTCTTCACTTTAA
- the fapR gene encoding transcription factor FapR yields the protein MRKNKKERQQLLQETIGDTPFITDEELADKFQVSIQTIRLDRLELSIPELRERIKHVAEKKLDDEVKSLHIEEIIGEIIDLQLDESAISMLEIKKEHVFSRNQIARGHHLFAQANSLAVAVINDELALTATASIRFTRQVMENERVIAKAKVVMGESEKGRTTVEVNSYVGNELVFSGEFDMYRSNPAQR from the coding sequence ATGAGAAAAAATAAAAAAGAGAGACAGCAATTATTGCAGGAAACTATAGGTGATACACCTTTTATAACAGATGAGGAATTAGCTGATAAGTTCCAAGTGAGCATTCAAACAATTCGTCTTGACCGCTTAGAATTATCAATTCCAGAATTAAGAGAACGTATAAAACATGTTGCAGAAAAGAAACTAGACGATGAAGTGAAATCGTTACATATAGAAGAAATTATCGGAGAAATAATTGATCTTCAGTTAGATGAGTCAGCAATTTCTATGTTAGAAATAAAAAAAGAGCATGTTTTTAGTAGGAATCAAATTGCTCGTGGTCATCATTTATTTGCACAAGCAAATTCATTAGCAGTAGCTGTTATTAATGATGAGTTGGCGCTTACTGCAACTGCAAGTATTCGGTTTACTCGACAAGTAATGGAAAATGAACGGGTAATTGCAAAAGCAAAGGTTGTAATGGGCGAATCTGAAAAAGGACGTACGACTGTCGAAGTAAACAGCTATGTCGGAAATGAATTAGTGTTTTCAGGTGAATTTGACATGTATCGCTCAAATCCAGCACAAAGGTAG